From the Desulfatirhabdium butyrativorans DSM 18734 genome, the window CATCTGACTCAAAAAGGACAGGAAGATGCCTATACCATCATCAACCAGACCATGAAAGGTTTCAGCCATGGCTACCGTTCAGGACATCTTTCGTGAATATGCAGCGGCATATCTGGAAAAATATGGTGAACGGATACCACAATCCCATCTCAAAGTCATCGAGGCGATTCGATCCTGCCGAACATCCGCCTGCGGCATGCTTGTGTATGAATGCCCCAAATGTGGAAAACATCATCACATCTTCCGATCCTGTGGAAACAGGCATTGCCCAACATGCCAGAATCAAAAGGGACTGGACTGGCTGGAGCATCAGTTGGATATTCAGGTTCCGGGGCCGTATTTTATGATCACATTCACCGTTCCGGAAACGATTCGAAGGTTTTTCAGAAGCAACCA encodes:
- a CDS encoding IS91 family transposase; its protein translation is MATVQDIFREYAAAYLEKYGERIPQSHLKVIEAIRSCRTSACGMLVYECPKCGKHHHIFRSCGNRHCPTCQNQKGLDWLEHQLDIQVPGPYFMITFTVPETIRRFFRSNQKIAYDALFRSSSESMKKLAKDDKFIGGDVPGFFGVLHTWGRTLNYHPHIHYVVAGGAWSKEDNTWHPSRPAFYVPNHALSRICRTKFRDKMIEAGLIDLID